The Cloeon dipterum chromosome 3, ieCloDipt1.1, whole genome shotgun sequence genome includes a region encoding these proteins:
- the fusl gene encoding uncharacterized protein fusl isoform X2: MSWRARPAMRRAAAEQQTMWPSAVLDVLFSCLVVAPCVVGYWRGTWALAEHYITPQDQTLSAWISLCIGCASHLVFNFVQGLLQRHVGTWRSSVAWLLASRLYTAFFSFACVNCWRGVWQTLEHYTGSDLNALMITTTAAILALAVMRTLRNIAAPPFAIVIDARPAYFQFPTMFRVKPGSKDPALHTLDCVFSVFVVGSLVVIVWRGTWGILDSILVPEHEDTSAWLSLAIGYGVTAIGFLLQVPARIACDKLSGGPRLLVADLYQFLCFCGTVNLWRGVWNLLNIYFLPEKPLVSYWVTHWVCLVVLMILCCGNSLLVRGVYIDGEEEGGQCVVFQVNYLRYHYKEKRRRQAAAAQSQGHAASEKRKDAEAARGPSMAAAAGAVGENHLHHHHVHVPLLTHTMRDTIL; this comes from the exons ATGAGCTGGCGAGCGCGGCCGGCGATGAGACGCGCAGCAGCCGAGCAGCAGACCATGTGGCCCAGCGCCGTGCTCGACGTGCTCTTCTCGTGCCTCGTGGTCGCGCCCTGCGTCGTCGGCTACTGGCGCGGCACCTGGGCCCTCGCCGAGCACTACATCACCCCCCAG GACCAGACGCTGAGTGCGTGGATCTCGCTGTGCATCGGGTGCGCGTCGCACCTCGTGTTCAACTTCGTTCAGGGGCTGCTGCAGCGCCACGTGGGCACGTGGCGCAGCAGCGTGGCGTGGCTGCTGGCGTCGCGCCTCTACACGGCCTTCTTCAGCTTCGCGTGCGTCAACTGCTGGCGCGGCGTGTGGCAGACGCTCGAGCACTACACCGGCAGCGACCTCAACGCGCTCATGATCACCACGACGGCCGCCATTCTGGCGCTCGCCGTCATGCGCACCCTGCGCAACATCGCCGCGCCGCCCTTCGCCATCGTCATCGACGCCAGGCCGGCCTACTTCCAGTTTCCTACCATGTTCAGGGTCAAGCCA GGATCGAAGGACCCTGCGCTGCACACACTGGACTGCGTGTTCTCCGTATTCGTGGTGGGTTCGCTGGTGGTGATCGTGTGGAGAGGCACGTGGGGCATCCTCGACAGCATCCTGGTGCCGGAGCACGAGGACACCTCTGCCTGGCTCTCACTG GCAATCGGATACGGTGTGACGGCGATCGGCTTTCTGCTGCAGGTGCCGGCGAGGATTGCGTGCGACAAACTGTCCGGCGGGCCGCGCCTCCTCGTGGCCGACCTGTACCAGTTTCTCTGCTTCTGCGGCACCGTCAACCTGTGGAGAGGCGTATGGAACCTGCTCAACATCTACTTCCTGCCAG AAAAGCCGTTGGTGAGCTATTGGGTGACCCACTGGGTGTGTCTGGTCGTGCTGATGATTCTGTGCTGCGGCAACTCTCTGCTCGTGCGGGGCGTCTACATCGACGGCGAGGAAGAGGGTGGCCAGTGCGTCGTCTTCCAGGTCAACTACCTCAGATACCACTACAAA gaaaagcggcggcggcaggcggCAGCCGCGCAGTCGCAGGGCCACGCGGCCTCCGAGAAGCGCAAGGACGCGGAGGCGGCGCGGGGGCCGTcgatggcggcggcggcgggggccGTCGGCGAGAACCACCTGCACCACCACCACGTGCACGTGCCGCTGCTGACGCACACGATGCGCGACACGATACTCTGA
- the LOC135940624 gene encoding maltase 1-like yields the protein MWLRLFALLCLAGVAVEGQVKWWQSATLYQVYPRSLKDTNGDGVGDIRGIIQVIPHLVEAGIDTVWLSPIYKSPMKDFGYDISDFYSVDPIFGTWDDFLALVRFLRDAGLRLVMDMVPNHTSDEHDWFLRSVNREDPYTDYYIWKDSLGVDANGTQIPPNNWLSAFAGSAWQWNEQRQQFYLHQFTAGQPDLDYRNPLVLQEMKNVLRFWLDNGVDGFRIDAPPHIIEHADFADEPPTNDPECPEQQFCQLQHIYTMNQPETLDVLREFRKTIDEYQNETGRVIVLMSEPSNLHNFTMTYYGTEADPIMDFPFNFNFIYDLPAETLAIDIQNAIEKWILDMPAGKTPNWVTGNHDQKRTRARQGAEFAIALNMINLLLPGVSVTYYGEEINMDNTFITWEQTQDPQGCNAGPDNYFRYSRDPERTPFQWNDQLNAGFTSGVSTWLPVNENYLELNLEAQRAAVRSEFKIYQALTEARNTAPAIILGNLNYVAVDDYVFAFTREISGAADNYLVVVNTEYADARVNIRAALPQLPEIGFAYVTSLDSLITTNDPVILSDCQIVARGGLVILWK from the exons atGTGGCTCAG GTTATTCGCTCTGTTGTGTTTGGCCGGCGTGGCCGTCGAGGGTCAGGTCAAGTGGTGGCAATCGGCCACCCTGTACCAGGTGTACCCGCGCTCGCTCAAGGACACAAATGGCGATGGCGTGGGCGACATCCGTGGCATCATCCAGGTGATCCCGCACCTCGTCGAGGCCGGCATCGACACCGTCTGGCTGTCGCCGATCTACAAGTCGCCAATGAAGGACTTTGGCTACGACATCTCCGACTTCTACTCCGTTGACCCCATCTTCGGCACCTGGGACGACTTCCTTGCGCTCGTCAGGTTTCTACGCGATGCGG GTTTGAGGTTGGTGATGGACATGGTGCCAAACCACACGAGTGACGAGCACGACTGGTTTTTGCGCTCGGTGAACAGGGAAGACCCTTACACCGACTACTACATCTGGAAGGACTCCCTCGGCGTGGACGCCAACGGCACTCAAATTCCACCTAACAACTGG TTGAGCGCTTTCGCCGGATCCGCGTGGCAGTGGAACGAGCAGCGACAGCAGTTCTATTTGCACCAGTTCACCGCTGGACAGCCTGACCTGGACTACCGCAATCCACTCGTCCTGCAGGAAATGAAG AACGTGTTGAGGTTCTGGCTGGACAACGGCGTCGACGGCTTCCGCATCGACGCACCACCACACATAATCGAGCACGCAGACTTCGCCGACGAGCCACCTACCAACGACCCTGAGTGCCCTGAGCAGCAGTTTTGCCAGCTGCAGCACATCTACACAATGAACCAGCCCGAGACCCTCGACGTCCTCAGAGAATTCAGGAAAACCATTGATGAATACCAAAATGAAACCGGAAGAGTAAT TGTTCTTATGAGCGAACCGTCGAATCTGCACAATTTCACGATGACTTATTACGGAACGGAGGCGGACCCTATCATGGATTTcccattcaatttcaattttatctacGACTTGCCCGCTGAAACACTTGCGATTGACATCCAGAATGCCATCGAAAAGTGGATTCTCGACATGCCAGCTGGAAAGACTCCAAACTGGGTT aCTGGAAACCACGACCAAAAGAGGACGAGGGCTCGTCAGGGCGCGGAGTTCGCCATCGCGCTGAACATGATCAACCTGCTCTTACCCGGCGTCTCCGTCACCTACTACGGCGAAGAGATCAACATGGACAACACGTTCATCACTTGGGAGCAGACCCAGGACCCTCAGGGCTGCAACGCGGGCCCTGACAATTACTTCCGTTACTCAAGAGACCCAGAAAGGACGCCGTTCCAGTGGAATGACCAGCTCAATGCCG GATTCACGAGCGGAGTTTCGACCTGGCTGCCAGTGAACGAGAACTACCTGGAGCTGAACCTGGAAGCGCAACGGGCGGCGGTGCGGAGCGAGTTCAAAATCTACCAGGCGCTGACCGAAGCACGAAACACAGCGCCCGCCATCATACTCGGCAATCTTAACTACGTCGCCGTCGACGATTACGTGTTCGCCTTCACCAGGGAAATCTCCGGCGCCGCTGACAACTACCTGGTGGTGGTCAATACAGAATATGCCGACGCCAGGGTCAATATCAGGGCGGCACTGCCCCAGCTGCCCGAGATCGGCTTTGCTTATGTCACCAGCCTGGACTCGTTGATCACCACGAA TGATCCAGTGATTCTGAGCGACTGTCAAATCGTCGCGAGGGGAGGCCTCGTCAttctttggaaataa
- the LOC135939538 gene encoding acylphosphatase-2, which translates to MAVFTQTLWSMQQQSIYQQESLYLSQMGAADNHLVQQANATALVSVEFEVFGQVQGVYFTKYCRDMCTQLGIGGWVKNSKKGTIVGKMQGEKIRVDQMIEWLSKTGSPGCKIEHCDLANWEFLSRQEFRNFSIRF; encoded by the exons aTGGCAGTGTTCACTCAGACGCTGTGGTCGATGCAGCAACAGTCAATCTACCAGCAGGAGTCGCTTTACCTCAGCCAAATGGGCGCCGCCGACAACCACCTCGTCCAGCAGGCCAACGCCACCGCGCTCGTCTCAGTCGAGTTTGAGGTCTTCGGACAGGTCCAAG GTGTGTACTTCACCAAGTACTGCAGGGACATGTGCACGCAACTGGGCATCGGCGGATGGGTGAAGAACAGCAAAAAGGGCACCATCGTCGGCAAGATGCAGGGCGAGAAGATCAGGGTGGACCAAAT gatTGAGTGGCTGTCGAAAACCGGAAGTCCCGGCTGCAAGATCGAGCATTGCGACCTGGCCAACTGGGAGTTCCTCTCTAGACAAGAGTTCAGGAACTTCAGCATCAGATTCTAA
- the LOC135940625 gene encoding uncharacterized protein LOC135940625, with the protein MSVAEKRMEIAEKLSRVAAAVSDLSQTIQQELAKEESGADLAVSSVSAETKQERMSGGSGGPTHCLFESSRTEATSIPRSSSCPPPRFSEDLGQGQVAVQPTRPSFSASSVIEMGREEAARSLSVVSQRLGEIQKSVDSIDLSDHFNDGARIEQKIAQDLQPRLSFKEFDVDLWSADPKPIAKGKIIEKPKEESVMKEILNRLDTIERKLSRNNIT; encoded by the exons ATGAGCGTTGCCGAGAAGCGTATGGAGATCGCCGAGAAACTGTCGCGGGTGGCCGCGGCCGTTTCTGACCTGAGCCAGACCATCCAGCAAGAACTGGCCAAGGAAGAAAGTGGCGCCGATCTGGCCGTTTCCTCCGTCTCCGCGGAGACAAAGCAGGAAAGAATGTCCGGTGGGTCCGGTGGCCCGACGCACTGCCTCTTCGAGTCGAGCAGGACCGAGGCGACCAGCATCCCCCGCTCCTCCTCCTGCCCTCCACCACGATTTTCGGAAGATCTTGGCCAGGGTCAGGTTGCGGTCCAGCCGACGAGGCCCTCTTTTTCCGCTTCATCCGTCATTGAAATGGGAAGGGAGGAAGCTGCCAG gagTTTGAGTGTTGTGAGCCAACGTCTTGGTGAAATTCAGAAGAGCGTGGACTCGATCGACCTGTCAGATCACTTCAACGACGGGGCGAGAATAGAACAGAAAATCGCGCAAGACCTGCAGCCTCGGCTCAGTTTCAAAGAGTTCGACGTGGACCTGTGGTCAGCAGATCCAAAGCCAATAGCGAAAGGAAAAATCATCGAGAAGCCCAAGGAAGAAAGCGTGATGAAAGAAATCCTCAACCGACTGGACACGATTGAAAGGAAGTTGAGCAGGAATAATATCACATGA